The Patescibacteria group bacterium genome has a segment encoding these proteins:
- the rplJ gene encoding 50S ribosomal protein L10, with the protein MSKTRARKEQEVEKIAQTLQANKLTVMATFEGVKVKDAELLRREMRQQQSELVMSKKTLLQKALQGMKVADVDLDAAKGNLGLAFSPDEVTAAKAIKQFAKTHPQVVMVGAVLEGKALTAAETVALANLPSRLELIAKTVYVIKSPLSGLVNVCQGNIRGLVQAMRAIADAKQSA; encoded by the coding sequence ATGTCTAAAACACGCGCTCGCAAAGAGCAAGAAGTAGAGAAAATCGCCCAGACTCTCCAAGCCAACAAGCTGACGGTCATGGCCACGTTTGAAGGCGTCAAGGTCAAAGACGCCGAGTTATTGCGCCGGGAAATGCGCCAGCAGCAATCAGAGCTGGTCATGTCAAAGAAAACACTATTGCAAAAAGCACTGCAAGGCATGAAAGTAGCCGATGTCGATCTCGACGCAGCCAAGGGCAATCTCGGTCTGGCCTTCAGTCCCGACGAAGTTACGGCGGCCAAGGCTATCAAGCAATTCGCCAAGACCCACCCGCAGGTGGTGATGGTCGGAGCAGTATTGGAAGGCAAGGCACTGACCGCAGCGGAGACTGTGGCGCTAGCCAACCTACCTTCACGATTAGAGTTGATTGCCAAGACTGTTTATGTCATCAAGTCGCCGTTATCCGGCTTGGTAAATGTATGCCAGGGTAACATTCGTGGTTTGGTGCAGGCGATGAGAGCTATCGCCGATGCCAAACAATCAGCTTAA
- the pyrH gene encoding UMP kinase, whose amino-acid sequence MNQTIVISLGGSIIVPKEIDTKYLTKFRRIVLQRIRYHERAVIVTGGGATSRNYYNAAKAVATFSADDLDRVGIAATRLNAELVRSQFGRLAHQDIIINPIERLRITRPIVVAAGWKPGRSTDYVAVLLAKNMGARAIINVTNIDYVYTANPKKYHNAKPLPDLTWSEYLKLVPKRWSPRLSSPFDPVASRLAKKLGITVMVVNANNIVNLNKAISGKSFQGTIIHP is encoded by the coding sequence ATGAACCAGACGATTGTCATTTCACTGGGCGGATCGATCATTGTCCCAAAAGAAATTGACACGAAATATTTAACGAAGTTTCGTCGAATAGTTTTGCAGAGAATACGATATCACGAACGGGCCGTGATTGTGACCGGGGGAGGAGCCACAAGTCGTAATTATTATAATGCCGCCAAAGCTGTCGCTACATTCTCGGCGGACGATCTTGATCGGGTGGGGATTGCCGCAACGCGCCTGAACGCCGAATTGGTTCGTTCACAATTTGGTCGGTTGGCGCATCAGGATATAATTATCAATCCGATTGAACGGCTAAGAATTACTCGTCCGATTGTGGTAGCGGCGGGCTGGAAACCCGGTCGGTCAACCGATTATGTGGCCGTCCTGCTGGCTAAGAATATGGGCGCGCGCGCGATTATCAATGTGACGAATATTGATTACGTTTACACCGCTAATCCCAAGAAGTATCATAACGCCAAACCGTTACCCGATTTGACATGGAGCGAATATTTGAAACTGGTACCAAAAAGGTGGAGCCCGCGATTAAGTTCGCCATTTGATCCGGTGGCGTCGCGGCTGGCTAAAAAGCTAGGTATAACAGTGATGGTAGTTAATGCCAACAACATTGTTAATTTGAATAAAGCAATCTCTGGTAAGTCGTTTCAGGGTACGATAATCCACCCATAG
- the mltG gene encoding endolytic transglycosylase MltG, with amino-acid sequence MKAISAIVITLLAVILVAVGAFWYFTRLLQPPAAGSTVKNLTFEIKSGQTVKEISVNLEQAGMIRDDRIFRIYIWLEGLTSKLQAGSYTLNTGQSVETLVAVLTKGDADSNEVKFLVQEGLTVRQIADIYGRTFAAELKQPAETLASDFRNVAAVSDSRDILPGRTYEFLIDKPATAGLEGFLYPDTYRVYKDASPAQVIQKMLDNFNIKVDQSMRDRIARTDLNLFQTLTLASIVEKEVRSDTDRRMVADLFKRRLAMNMPMQSDATVNFVTNKESLQPTIDDTKVASPYNTYLNTGLPPGPICNPSLSSIEAVINPEPNDFLYYLNAPDGRTIFSRTFDEHKINKAKYLD; translated from the coding sequence ATGAAAGCAATCTCCGCTATCGTTATAACACTCTTGGCAGTAATCTTGGTAGCGGTAGGCGCATTCTGGTATTTTACCAGATTGCTCCAGCCGCCAGCTGCGGGATCTACGGTCAAGAATCTGACATTTGAAATTAAATCCGGCCAGACGGTCAAGGAAATTTCGGTTAATTTGGAACAGGCTGGGATGATCCGCGACGATCGAATCTTTCGCATCTATATCTGGCTGGAAGGCTTAACATCGAAGTTGCAAGCCGGCAGCTACACACTCAATACCGGTCAAAGTGTTGAGACGTTGGTGGCGGTGCTAACAAAGGGGGACGCGGATTCCAATGAGGTGAAATTTTTAGTTCAAGAAGGCCTGACCGTGCGCCAGATCGCTGATATTTATGGCCGGACTTTTGCGGCGGAATTAAAGCAACCCGCGGAAACTCTGGCCTCTGATTTTCGCAACGTCGCAGCAGTTAGTGACTCGCGCGATATATTACCTGGACGAACCTACGAGTTCTTGATCGACAAACCCGCCACAGCCGGTCTGGAAGGATTCTTGTATCCCGATACTTATCGAGTCTACAAAGATGCCTCGCCCGCACAGGTAATTCAAAAAATGCTGGATAATTTTAATATCAAAGTTGATCAATCAATGCGTGATCGGATTGCTCGAACCGACTTGAATCTTTTTCAAACACTGACCCTAGCCTCGATTGTTGAAAAAGAAGTCCGCAGCGACACTGACCGACGGATGGTTGCGGATTTATTCAAACGACGCCTGGCCATGAATATGCCGATGCAATCCGACGCGACGGTAAACTTCGTGACCAATAAAGAAAGTTTACAACCCACAATCGATGATACAAAAGTCGCTTCGCCATACAATACCTATTTAAACACCGGGTTACCACCGGGGCCAATTTGTAATCCATCGCTGTCAAGCATTGAGGCGGTGATTAACCCAGAGCCGAACGACTTTCTGTATTATCTAAACGCACCCGATGGCCGGACCATATTCAGCCGGACGTTCGATGAGCATAAGATCAACAAGGCTAAATATCTCGATTAA
- a CDS encoding DUF1893 domain-containing protein, which yields MSHTKEELERFRDGPWSTIIIKNKRLLFRSNMSGLSPLAEAINQHGRELDGALIFDKVIGRAAAFLIIHAGIRKVYTPLISGPAMDILRSSRCVVGYLEKVNRILDKQMTDLDPMERLALNATTPGQFIKLLR from the coding sequence ATGAGCCATACCAAAGAGGAACTGGAGCGGTTTCGAGACGGCCCCTGGTCCACTATCATCATAAAAAACAAGCGATTGCTGTTCCGTTCCAATATGAGCGGTTTGTCGCCATTGGCCGAAGCCATCAATCAGCATGGCCGCGAACTTGACGGGGCGCTCATATTTGATAAGGTCATCGGACGAGCCGCCGCCTTCCTGATTATACATGCCGGAATTCGCAAGGTATACACGCCGCTAATTAGCGGTCCCGCGATGGACATATTACGCTCTAGTCGATGCGTGGTGGGATATCTTGAGAAAGTTAATCGGATTTTGGACAAGCAAATGACTGACCTGGATCCCATGGAGCGCCTGGCACTCAACGCAACCACGCCGGGCCAGTTTATCAAACTACTTCGTTAA
- the rplL gene encoding 50S ribosomal protein L7/L12 — translation MSEETKTPVEVPAKFKEIIEKIETMSVLDLSELVKVLEEKFGVSAAAPMMMAGAAPAGDGADAAEEKTSFNIELTSTGGNKIAVIKVIKEVTEMGLQDAKKIADSAPAMVKEGVAKEQAEEIKKKLEEAGAGVTLK, via the coding sequence ATGTCCGAAGAAACGAAGACACCGGTCGAAGTACCGGCCAAGTTCAAAGAGATTATCGAGAAAATCGAGACCATGAGCGTGCTCGACCTCTCGGAACTCGTCAAAGTACTGGAAGAGAAATTCGGCGTATCAGCTGCCGCTCCCATGATGATGGCCGGTGCCGCGCCGGCTGGCGACGGCGCTGATGCCGCCGAGGAAAAAACCTCATTCAACATCGAGCTGACCAGCACGGGCGGCAACAAAATCGCCGTCATTAAGGTGATCAAGGAAGTGACCGAAATGGGCCTTCAGGACGCGAAGAAGATCGCCGACTCCGCCCCCGCCATGGTCAAAGAAGGCGTGGCTAAAGAACAAGCCGAAGAGATCAAGAAGAAACTTGAAGAAGCCGGCGCCGGCGTTACGCTGAAATAA
- the raiA gene encoding ribosome-associated translation inhibitor RaiA, translated as MRIIITGKDFKLTPSLKDYVQEKALKLIKYNNHIQQVKYELDYDHNQKSGDINRVEIWATIPGRVLQVGLKASDMHAAIDVATDKINRQLVKAKEKLADQKKRG; from the coding sequence ATGAGAATCATTATTACCGGAAAAGATTTCAAGCTAACACCATCACTAAAGGATTATGTCCAAGAAAAAGCCTTGAAACTGATAAAGTACAACAATCATATTCAACAGGTAAAGTACGAGCTGGACTATGATCACAATCAGAAATCCGGGGACATCAACCGGGTAGAGATATGGGCCACCATTCCGGGCCGGGTACTCCAGGTTGGCCTCAAGGCATCGGACATGCATGCGGCGATCGACGTGGCTACCGACAAAATAAACCGCCAGTTGGTCAAAGCCAAAGAAAAGCTAGCCGATCAAAAGAAGCGAGGTTAA
- a CDS encoding sugar phosphate nucleotidyltransferase, translating to MKAIVLSGGSGTRLWPVSRQKLPKQIQPLIGRETLLEMTVKRLLKFLKPEDIYLTTSQEQYPLIKRLADKIGLKQYCIEPQRRNTAAAIGLAAAYVHKQFPQETIFTVNTDHYIHPVATYIKFVKLADRVLQSNPKRTVLIGINPTYPETGYGYIKMGSQKEVFGKDEVFKVERFIEKPDLAAAEKFLQKWEYLWNAGMFFWRVDYLQGLFKKFLPATHRCLVAIEASLGTPKETVTIKREFAKIKPISIDYGIMEKEKQMLVIPADFTWRDIGDWRSVKDALSKNAIDNVIKGHHVGIQTTSSLIYSLAGKMIATAGVDNLVIIDTHDTLLVCHRNHAQNVKKIVELLEQTKKHRYL from the coding sequence ATGAAAGCTATTGTTTTATCGGGCGGGAGCGGTACCCGGCTCTGGCCGGTTTCGCGCCAAAAATTACCCAAACAGATCCAGCCGTTGATTGGCCGGGAAACACTATTGGAGATGACTGTTAAGCGCCTTCTGAAATTTCTCAAGCCGGAAGATATTTATTTGACGACCAGCCAGGAGCAATACCCGCTGATCAAGAGGCTGGCGGATAAAATTGGACTGAAGCAGTACTGTATCGAACCGCAACGGCGCAATACCGCAGCGGCTATTGGATTGGCAGCTGCCTATGTTCATAAACAATTTCCGCAGGAAACAATATTTACAGTCAATACCGATCATTATATACATCCGGTCGCGACCTATATAAAGTTTGTAAAGTTAGCCGATCGGGTACTACAATCAAATCCCAAACGGACAGTGCTAATCGGAATCAACCCGACATATCCGGAGACCGGTTATGGATATATTAAAATGGGCAGCCAAAAAGAGGTCTTTGGCAAGGATGAGGTTTTCAAGGTCGAGCGCTTTATCGAGAAACCCGATCTGGCCGCGGCCGAGAAATTTCTTCAGAAATGGGAATATCTCTGGAATGCCGGCATGTTCTTTTGGCGGGTAGATTATCTTCAGGGTTTATTTAAGAAATTTCTGCCAGCAACACATCGCTGTTTGGTCGCGATTGAAGCCAGCTTGGGTACGCCCAAAGAAACGGTCACTATCAAACGTGAATTTGCCAAGATCAAACCGATTTCAATTGACTATGGCATTATGGAAAAGGAAAAGCAGATGCTGGTAATACCGGCAGACTTTACATGGCGCGATATTGGAGACTGGCGTTCGGTAAAAGATGCCTTGTCAAAAAATGCCATCGACAATGTTATCAAGGGGCACCATGTTGGTATTCAGACCACCAGCAGTCTGATCTACAGTCTGGCTGGAAAAATGATTGCCACCGCCGGAGTCGATAACCTAGTTATTATCGATACGCACGATACGTTGTTGGTCTGCCACCGCAATCATGCCCAGAATGTGAAGAAAATCGTTGAGTTGCTAGAACAAACTAAAAAACATCGTTACCTCTAA